A single window of Nicotiana sylvestris chromosome 3, ASM39365v2, whole genome shotgun sequence DNA harbors:
- the LOC104245873 gene encoding protein QUIRKY, protein MSSGPPEQQPPQQEPPPKPPQLVRKLVVEILDARNLLPKDGQGSSSPYVVVDFDGQKKRTSTVCRNLNPEWHEGLEFIISDPRTMEFEELDIEVFNDKKLSNGNARKNHFLGRVKLYGSQFARRGEEGLIYFPLEKKSVFSWIRGELGLKIYYYDEMMQEAEEQPPPPQPEQQQQPPPPPQEEVRKTPVYVVMEDPRQRMLEVPMPTEFVMEAQEQSPPIVTIEESPPPMHMPPEQQQQQSSHSHRHHEEGPPMMMSVPPPDQYPPPEVKRIQAARAGERMRVLRRPNGDYSPRVISGKVGGDSEKISAFDLVEPMQYLFVRIVKARGLAPSESPFVKIRTSNHFVRSKPGIIRPGEPLSYPEWQQVFALGYNKQETANSTLEISVWDSASDNFLGGVCFDLTDVPVRDPPDSPLAPQWYHLEGGGDDQHKVSGDIQLSVWIGTQADDAFPESWSSDAPYVAHTRSKVYQSPKLWYLRVTVIEAQDLHIAPNLPPLTAPEIRVKAQLGFQSVRTRRGSMNHHSSAFHWNEDLIFVAGEPLEDSLILLVEDRTTKDPVLLGHIIIPVSSIEQRLDERLVAGKWFGLEGGPGGSYCGRVNLRMCLEGGYHVLDEAAHVCSDFRPTAKQLWKPAVGILELGILGARGLLPLKSKGPGKGSTDAYCVAKYGKKWVRTRTITDTFDPRWNEQYTWQVYDPCTVLTIGVFDNWRMFADAGDDKPDYRIGKVRIRVSTLENNKVYTNSYPLLVLLRSGLKKMGEIEVAIRFVCPSLLPETCAVYGQPVLPTMHYLRPLGVAQQEALRGAAIKMVAAWLARSEPPLGPEVVRYMLDADSHTWSMRKSKANWFRIVAVLAWAVGLAKWLDDIRRWRNSVTTILVHVLYLVLVWYPDLIVPTGFLYVFLIGVWYYRFRPKIPAGMDTRISQSETVDPDELDEEFDTLPSSRPPEIIRMRYDRLRILAARVQTVLGDFATQGERVQALVSWRDPRATKLFIIVCLIITIVLYAVPPKMVAVALGFYFLRHPMFRDPMPPATLNFFRRLPSLSDRLM, encoded by the coding sequence ATGTCATCAGGGCCGCCGGAGCAGCAACCCCCACAGCAAGAACCGCCCCCAAAACCACCGCAACTAGTCCGTAAACTTGTGGTAGAAATTCTTGACGCACGTAATTTACTACCAAAGGATGGACAAGGCAGCTCTAGTCCATATGTTGTCGTGGATTTTGACGGGCAGAAGAAGCGGACTTCAACTGTGTGCAGAAATCTTAACCCAGAATGGCACGAGGGTCTGGAATTCATCATATCCGATCCCAGAACGATGGAGTTTGAGGAGCTAGACATTGAGGTATTCAACGACAAGAAGCTGAGTAATGGGAATGcaagaaaaaatcattttttaGGTAGAGTAAAGCTTTATGGTAGCCAGTTTGCGAGGAGGGGTGAAGAGGGTTTGATATACTTCCCTTTGGAGAAAAAGAGTGTGTTTAGTTGGATTAGAGGTGAGCTGGGTTTGAAGATTTATTACTATGATGAAATGATGCAAGAAGCTGAGGAGCAACCGCCACCGCCGCAACCAGAGCAGCAGCAGCAGCCGCCACCGCCGCCGCAGGAAGAAGTGAGGAAAACTCCTGTTTATGTTGTCATGGAAGATCCCCGTCAGAGGATGCTTGAAGTTCCTATGCCCACAGAGTTTGTCATGGAAGCACAGGAACAATCTCCGCCTATTGTCACGATTGAGGAGTCTCCTCCGCCAATGCATATGCCGCCGGAACAGCAACAACAGCAGAGTAGTCATAGTCACAGGCATCATGAGGAGGGTCCACCAATGATGATGAGTGTTCCACCACCTGATCAGTACCCACCACCGGAAGTGAAGCGGATTCAGGCGGCAAGAGCTGGAGAAAGAATGAGAGTTTTGAGACGGCCAAACGGAGACTACTCGCCTAGGGTAATCTCCGGGAAAGTCGGAGGGGATTCAGAAAAAATCTCGGCGTTCGATCTCGTTGAGCCAATGCAATACCTATTCGTTAGAATTGTAAAAGCTAGAGGACTTGCGCCCAGTGAAAGCCCATTTGTGAAGATCCGTACATCAAACCATTTTGTCCGGTCTAAACCGGGTATTATCCGGCCCGGCGAGCCGTTGTCGTATCCAGAGTGGCAACAGGTCTTCGCCCTAGGCTACAACAAACAAGAGACGGCTAATTCAACACTTGAAATTTCAGTTTGGGATAGCGCGTCTGATAATTTCCTCGGTGGAGTTTGTTTCGACCTCACCGATGTGCCAGTACGAGATCCGCCGGACAGTCCTCTTGCTCCGCAATGGTATCATCTCGAAGGTGGCGGCGATGACCAGCACAAAGTTTCCGGCGATATTCAATTGTCTGTTTGGATCGGAACTCAAGCAGACGACGCGTTTCCTGAATCGTGGAGCTCAGACGCACCCTACGTGGCACACACTCGCTCGAAAGTCTATCAATCTCCCAAACTCTGGTACCTAAGAGTCACTGTGATTGAAGCTCAGGACCTTCATATTGCCCCAAATCTACCGCCGTTGACGGCGCCGGAGATAAGAGTCAAAGCTCAGCTAGGGTTTCAATCGGTGCGAACTCGGCGAGGGTCCATGAATCATCATAGTTCGGCGTTCCACTGGAACGAAGACTTAATCTTCGTCGCCGGTGAGCCACTTGAAGATAGCCTCATCTTGCTAGTGGAAGATCGTACAACGAAGGATCCAGTGCTCCTCGGGCATATAATAATTCCTGTGAGCTCGATTGAGCAGCGGCTCGATGAGCGACTCGTTGCAGGCAAATGGTTTGGATTGGAAGGTGGACCAGGTGGGTCCTACTGCGGAAGGGTAAACTTGAGGATGTGCTTAGAAGGAGGATATCACGTGCTTGATGAAGCAGCGCACGTGTGTAGTGATTTCAGGCCCACTGCTAAACAGCTATGGAAACCTGCTGTTGGTATTTTGGAGCTGGGAATTCTTGGAGCTCGCGGGTTGTTACCATTGAAATCCAAGGGTCCGGGAAAAGGATCCACAGACGCTTACTGTGTTGCCAAATACGGGAAGAAATGGGTTCGGACTCGGACCATAACCGATACATTTGACCCGCGTTGGAACGAGCAGTACACATGGCAAGTATACGATCCTTGTACAGTCCTTACAATTGGAGTATTTGATAATTGGCGTATGTTTGCTGATGCTGGTGATGACAAGCCCGATTATCGTATAGGAAAAGTACGTATACGAGTCTCTACATTGGAGAATAACAAAGTATACACAAATTCCTATCCGTTGTTAGTTCTGTTGCGGTCCGGGCTGAAGAAAATGGGTGAAATTGAAGTAGCAATTCGATTTGTTTGTCCATCATTGTTACCAGAAACATGTGCTGTTTATGGGCAGCCAGTGTTACCAACGATGCATTATCTACGCCCACTTGGGGTGGCTCAACAAGAGGCATTGAGAGGGGCAGCTATCAAAATGGTTGCAGCATGGTTAGCTCGATCCGAGCCACCTTTGGGACCAGAGGTGGTTCGATACATGTTGGATGCGGATTCTCACACGTGGAGCATGAGGAAGAGTAAGGCTAACTGGTTTCGAATAGTAGCCGTCTTAGCCTGGGCTGTTGGGTTAGCAAAATGGTTGGATGACATTAGGAGGTGGAGAAATTCAGTAACAACGATACTTGTCCATGTTCTATACTTGGTACTTGTTTGGTATCCAGATTTGATTGTTCCTACTGGGTTTCTATACGTCTTCTTGATTGGTGTATGGTATTATCGGTTCAGGCCTAAAATACCCGCGGGTATGGATACCCGAATCTCCCAATCAGAGACAGTAGACCCGGATGAATTGGACGAGGAATTTGACACATTACCAAGTTCTAGACCACCAGAAATAATTCGAATGCGATATGACAGGTTGAGAATATTGGCAGCAAGGGTACAAACAGTTTTGGGTGATTTTGCAACCCAGGGAGAAAGGGTCCAAGCCTTAGTCAGTTGGAGGGACCCAAGGGCTACGAAATTGTTCATAATCGTGTGCCTAATTATAACAATAGTCTTATATGCAGTGCCACCAAAAATGGTAGCAGTGGCTCTTGGATTCTACTTCCTGCGCCATCCCATGTTTAGGGACCCAATGCCACCTGCTACTTTGAATTTCTTTAGGAGACTTCCAAGTTTATCTGACCGTTTGATGTAG